A region of the Calditrichota bacterium genome:
ACGGATTGCTACGTCTGAATGAAGCTGACGCCTGTTCACAACACATTCTTGTTCAAAGCGATCCCCAAAATTATTTTTTTCTAGATAATTAAACATTGGAGCCTTGGCGGCTTCGAAGCTGAATAATTAAAATTTTTTTATCTTCTGGTTCTTGATGCTTATATTTTAAAATTTACAAAAGTTTATTAATAAGCAAAACGCCACACCAATTTTGACAATACCACAATATCTTCTACTTTAAGTTTTGAACCAGCGGTGCTGATTTTCTGATTGATGGCAAGATAGAAATCGCTACCGATTTTGGGGATCCAGTTCAGGCGAAAATTTAGCAAAATTTCGTGATCTTCATTGTTCCACTGACCGTACAAAATAGAAAATAATTTCGGATTAAAAGCATATTCGATTCTTCCGCCGCTTTCGTGAGTGGTGAAGCTTCCCTCGGGAAATTTAAGATTGTTCCGTTCGTAATCTGCGCTGATGTTTAAATGTTTGTTCAAATTTAAGCCGACTCGCAGGGCGAACAGAGTCCGATTCCCGGTGTAATAGGCGCCCCAGCTTGTTTCACCGCCGGCATAAATTTTTCTGCCGCGGAAGGAGGAAAGTTGTAATTCATGCCTGGTGTACCAATATTTTCCCACGGGAAGTTCCACATTATCGTGAATCTCGAATGGTTCACTCAAACGATCGTAAAATCTTTGAATATTGTATTCGAACCACTCCCCGCTTTTTGTTCCGAATCCCAACGGCCGCCATTCCGCGCCGACGGATTCCAATTCATTGGTGTCGTCCGTCCAGTAATAATCCACATCGATGGGTTTAATTTCCATCTGGCGGATCCAGGGCAAAAATGAAGGTCTGGGATTGAATTGTAATTCAGTGTAAAAATGTTTGAAATTGGAACGGCGGAGAAAGCCGATTTCAGGATTGAAATTTTTTTGCACGGCGTAATACGCCAGATCGTACTCCACAAAATCATTAGGCATGCTCAGATAGAATCGATAAGCCGAATTGTTTTGATTCGACTGATCCATGCTCTGAGATTGACTCACAGCGCCGCCGACGCGGATATTTTTGTCCCCGAACAACTTCGACGAGGCGTAGCCAAAATCGACTCCGTAAACGTAATTCGACGTGTCCGAAGAATTTTTCGCCGTTGCAATCATTCCCACGTAAGATTGGCCCAATACATCCTGTTTCAATCGTACCACTGAATAATTCGTCGTTGGCTCGTCTTCTTTTTCGGCAGTTTGAATGGAGAGCACGCCGACGTTTGTTTTGCCCTGTTTTCCGAGCAGACGGACTCCGCCGATGATGGGAATTTCTTCGCCGTCTTTTATTCCAATTCTGCGGCTGTAAAAAACTTTTGTTCTGCCGCCAAGACTAAAATCAAAAGACCCGCTGCCTTCCAGGAAAAAACCTCTTTTTTCCGGATAATA
Encoded here:
- a CDS encoding carbohydrate binding family 9 domain-containing protein, coding for MLLVLFAIPKISDAQVSPPNQLVALKVDRAPRLDGILNEDCWGKAVKISNFTQRELNEGEPASEKTQVAVVYTNSVLYIGVWCYDRQPEKIVAKEMKRDFRHWGEDDFEIIIDTYNDQRNGYFFITNPNGAREDILITDEGRGSNKSWNGVWDVATKITNEGWFAEIEIPFSTLKFPNQPEQIWGINFERNITHKNEQVLWQAWSRDYDIEMVSHAGKLVGLKNITGGNLLEIKPYLTAGLQKNSEEKADQVARFGGDLNYLITSNLKLNVTLHTDFAQIESDRARINLSRFSLYYPEKRGFFLEGSGSFDFSLGGRTKVFYSRRIGIKDGEEIPIIGGVRLLGKQGKTNVGVLSIQTAEKEDEPTTNYSVVRLKQDVLGQSYVGMIATAKNSSDTSNYVYGVDFGYASSKLFGDKNIRVGGAVSQSQSMDQSNQNNSAYRFYLSMPNDFVEYDLAYYAVQKNFNPEIGFLRRSNFKHFYTELQFNPRPSFLPWIRQMEIKPIDVDYYWTDDTNELESVGAEWRPLGFGTKSGEWFEYNIQRFYDRLSEPFEIHDNVELPVGKYWYTRHELQLSSFRGRKIYAGGETSWGAYYTGNRTLFALRVGLNLNKHLNISADYERNNLKFPEGSFTTHESGGRIEYAFNPKLFSILYGQWNNEDHEILLNFRLNWIPKIGSDFYLAINQKISTAGSKLKVEDIVVLSKLVWRFAY